Proteins from a genomic interval of Coccinella septempunctata chromosome 2, icCocSept1.1, whole genome shotgun sequence:
- the LOC123307766 gene encoding uncharacterized protein LOC123307766 produces the protein MEFVRTVTAVYLWRKARKEKEQNKIKRRRRFWVRPIFERRRELGAGQTLVEEMKLNPDNNIYNFFRMNASLFHNLLELVGPQLQRSDLCRAPINPQTRLAITLRCIRG, from the exons ATGGAGTTTGTTCGAACAGTTACGGCAGTATATTTATGGCGAAAGGCAAGAAAAGAGAAGGAACAGAATAAAATAAAGAGAAGAAggag ATTTTGGGTTCGTCCAATTTTTGAGAGGAGAAGAGAACTAGGTGCAGGACAAACTCTAGTAGAGGAGATGAAATTGAATCCTGACAATAACATATACAACTTCTTTAGAATGAATGCAAGTTTATTCCATAATTTATTGGAATTAGTTGGACCTCAGTTGCAGAGATCAGATTTGTGTAGGGCCCCAATTAACCCGCAGACACGCCTAGCAATTACATTGAG ATGTATCAGGGGATAG